In one Ochotona princeps isolate mOchPri1 chromosome 16, mOchPri1.hap1, whole genome shotgun sequence genomic region, the following are encoded:
- the FFAR1 gene encoding free fatty acid receptor 1: MPLLPQLSFALYVAAFGLGFPLNVLAIRGAAAQARLRLTPSLVYALHLCCSDLLLTISLPLKAMEALALGTWPLPVSICPAFALLHFAPLYAGGGFLAALSAGRYLGAAFPLGYQAFRRPRYSWGVCAAIWALVLCHLGLVFALEAPGGWLDNSTSSLGINTPVNGSPVCMEAWDPASAGPARLSLSLLLFFLPLAITAFCYVGCLRALAHSGLSHRRKLRAAWVASGALLTLLLCLGPYNASNVAGFLKPNMGGPWRKLGLITGAWSVVLNPLVTGYLGRGPGRGTVCLARGQGGTSQK, translated from the coding sequence ATGCCGCTGCTCCCTCAGCTTTCCTTCGCCCTCTACGTGGCAGCCTTTGGGCTGGGCTTCCCGCTCAATGTCCTGGCCATCCGGGGCGCAGCAGCCCAGGCCCGGCTTCGCCTCACACCCAGCCTGGTCTACGCCTTGCACCTGTGTTGCTCCGACCTCCTGCTGACAATCTCCTTGCCCCTGAAGGCCATGGAGGCCCTGGCCTTGGGTACCTGGCCTCTGCCGGTCTCCATCTGCCCGGCCTTTGCCCTGCTCCACTTCGCTCCACTCTACGCAGGTGGTGGTTTCTTAGCCGCCTTAAGCGCCGGCCGCTACCTGGGCGCGGCCTTCCCCCTGGGCTACCAGGCCTTCCGGAGGCCACGCTACTCCTGGGGCGTGTGTGCGGCCATCTGGGCCCTTGTGCTCTGTCACCTTGGGCTGGTCTTTGCCCTGGAGGCTCCTGGAGGCTGGCTGGACAACAgcaccagctccctgggaatCAACACCCCTGTCAACGGCTCCCCGGTCTGCATGGAAGCCTGGGACCCAGCGTCCGCCGGCCCCGCCCGACTcagcctctctctcctgctcttcttCCTGCCCTTGGCCATCACAGCCTTCTGCTATGTAGGCTGCCTCCGGGCTCTGGCCCACTCAGGTCTGAGTCACAGGCGGAAGCTGAGAGCAGCCTGGGTGGCCAGTGGGGCACTGCTCACTCTGCTACTCTGCTTGGGACCTTACAACGCCTCCAATGTGGCCGGCTTCCTGAAGCCCAACATGGGAGGCCCTTGGCGAAAGTTGGGGCTCATCACGGGAGCCTGGAGTGTGGTCCTCAATCCATTGGTGACCGGCTACCTGGGAAGGGGTCCTGGCCGGGGGACAGTGTGTCTGGCCAGGGGCCAAGGAGGAACATCCCAGAAGTAG
- the FFAR3 gene encoding free fatty acid receptor 3 yields MTVPGHHWLFFSVYLFAFVVGLPLNLLALVLFVGKLRRRPVAVDILLLNLTISDLLLLLFLPFRMVEAASGMRWPLPFILCPLSGSLFFTTIYLTTLFLTTVSVERFLSVAYPLWYKTQPRLGQATLVSRVCWFLAVAHCSVVYIIEYSGSSSRSQGTNGTCYLEFREDQLAVLLPVRLEMSVVLFGVPLLITSFCYSRLVWLLGRGASRRRRQRVAGLVAATLLNFLVCFGPYNVSHLVGYIRGESPTWRGYVLLLSTLNSCVDPLVYYFSSSQFQADLHQLFRRLAQCWGPWQPECSVELKVQTAGGGQVQDCPT; encoded by the coding sequence ATGACCGTCCCTGGCCATCACtggctcttcttctctgtgtacctCTTTGCCTTCGTCGTGGGACTGCCCCTCAACCTGCTGGCCCTGGTGCTGTTCGTGGGCAAGCTGAGGCGCCGCCCGGTGGCCGTGGACATACTGCTGCTCAACCTCACCATCTCtgacctgctcctgctgctcttccTGCCCTTCCGCATGGTGGAGGCAGCCAGCGGCATGCGCTGGCCGCTGCCCTTCATCCTCTGCCCACTCTCGGGCTCTCTCTTCTTCACCACCATCTATCTCACCACCCTCTTCCTGACCACCGTGAGTGTGGAGCGCTTCCTGAGTGTGGCCTACCCGCTGTGGTACAAGACGCaaccgaggctgggccaggcgacTCTGGTCAGCAGGGTGTGCTGGTTCCTGGCCGTGGCGCACTGCAGCGTGGTCTACATCATCGAGTACTCGGGCAGCTCCTCTCGCAGCCAAGGCACCAACGGTACCTGCTACCTGGAGTTCCGAGAGGACCAGCTGGCCGTTCTCCTGCCCGTGCGCCTGGAGATGTCCGTGGTCCTCTTTGGGGTGCCGCTGCTCATCACCAGCTTCTGCTACAGTCGCCTCGTGTGGCTCCTTGGCCGTGGAGCCAGTCGGCGCCGGCGCCAGCGGGTGGCAGGGCTGGTGGCCGCCACGCTGCTCAACTTCCTGGTCTGCTTCGGGCCCTACAACGTGTCCCACCTTGTGGGCTACATCCGGGGCGAGAGCCCGACCTGGAGGGGTTACGTGCTACTCCTCAGTACCCTGAACTCGTGCGTCGACCCCCTCGTCTACTACTTCTCGTCGTCTCAGTTCCAGGCTGACTTGCACCAGCTGTTCAGGAGGCTGGCTCAGTGCTGGGGCCCTTGGCAGCCTGAGTGCAGTGTGGAACTGAAGGTACAGACTGCAGGGGGCGGGCAGGTGCAGGActgtcccacatag
- the LOC101532413 gene encoding free fatty acid receptor 3-like: MTVPGHHWLFFSVYLFAFVVGLPLNLLALVLFVGKLRRRPVAVDILLLNLTISDLLLLLFLPFRMVEAASGMRWPLPFILCPLSGSLFFTTIYLTTLFLTTVSVERFLSVAYPLWYKTQPRLGQATLVSGVCWFLAVAHCSVVYIIEYSGSSSRSQGTNGTCYLEFREDQLAVLLPVRLEMSVVLFGVPLLITSFCYSRLVWLLGRGASRRRRQRVAGLVAATLLNFLVCFGPYNVSHLVGYIRGESPTWRGYVLLLSTLNSCVDPLVYYFSSSQFQADLHQLFRRLAQCWGPWQPECSVELKVQTAGGGQVQDCPT; this comes from the coding sequence ATGACCGTCCCTGGCCATCACtggctcttcttctctgtgtacctCTTTGCCTTCGTCGTGGGACTGCCCCTCAACCTGCTGGCCCTGGTGCTGTTCGTGGGCAAGCTGAGGCGCCGCCCGGTGGCCGTGGACATACTGCTGCTCAACCTCACCATCTCtgacctgctcctgctgctcttccTGCCCTTCCGCATGGTGGAGGCAGCCAGCGGCATGCGCTGGCCGCTGCCCTTCATCCTCTGCCCACTCTCGGGCTCTCTCTTCTTCACCACCATCTATCTCACCACCCTCTTCCTGACCACCGTGAGTGTGGAGCGCTTCCTGAGTGTGGCCTACCCGCTGTGGTACAAGACGCaaccgaggctgggccaggcgacTCTGGTCAGCGGGGTGTGCTGGTTCCTGGCCGTGGCGCACTGCAGCGTGGTCTACATCATCGAGTACTCGGGCAGCTCCTCTCGCAGCCAGGGCACCAACGGTACCTGCTACCTGGAGTTCCGAGAGGACCAGCTGGCCGTTCTCCTGCCCGTGCGCCTGGAGATGTCCGTGGTCCTCTTTGGGGTGCCGCTGCTCATCACCAGCTTCTGCTACAGTCGCCTCGTGTGGCTCCTTGGCCGTGGAGCCAGTCGGCGCCGGCGCCAGCGGGTGGCGGGGCTGGTGGCCGCCACTCTGCTCAACTTCCTGGTCTGCTTCGGGCCCTACAACGTGTCCCACCTTGTGGGCTACATCCGGGGCGAGAGCCCGACCTGGAGGGGTTACGTGCTACTCCTCAGTACCCTGAACTCGTGCGTCGACCCCCTCGTCTACTACTTCTCGTCGTCTCAGTTCCAGGCTGACTTGCACCAGCTGTTCAGGAGGCTGGCTCAGTGCTGGGGCCCTTGGCAGCCTGAGTGCAGTGTGGAACTGAAGGTACAGACTGCAGGGGGCGGGCAGGTGCAGGActgtcccacatag
- the LOC131482204 gene encoding free fatty acid receptor 3-like: MTVPGHHWLFFSVYLFAFVVGLPLNLLALVLFVGKLRRRPVAVDILLLNLTISDLLLLLFLPFRMVEAASGMRWPLPFILCPLSGSLFFTTIYLTTLFLTTVSVERFLSVAYPLWYKTQPRLGQATLVSGVCWFLAVAHCSVVYIIEYSGSSSRSQGTNGTCYLEFREDQLAVLLPVRLEMSVVLFGVPLLITSFCYSRLVWLLGRGASRRRRQRVAGLVAATLLNFLVCFGPYNVSHLVGYIRGESPTWRGYVLLLSTLNSCVDPLVYYFSSSQFQADLHQLFRRLAQCWGPWQPECSVELKVQTAGGGQVQDCPT, from the coding sequence ATGACCGTCCCTGGCCATCACtggctcttcttctctgtgtacctCTTTGCCTTCGTCGTGGGACTGCCCCTCAACCTGCTGGCCCTGGTGCTGTTCGTGGGCAAGCTGAGGCGCCGCCCGGTGGCCGTGGACATACTGCTGCTCAACCTCACCATCTCtgacctgctcctgctgctcttccTGCCCTTCCGCATGGTGGAGGCAGCCAGCGGCATGCGCTGGCCGCTGCCCTTCATCCTCTGCCCACTCTCGGGCTCTCTCTTCTTCACCACCATCTATCTCACCACCCTCTTCCTGACCACCGTGAGTGTGGAGCGCTTCCTGAGTGTGGCCTACCCGCTGTGGTACAAGACGCaaccgaggctgggccaggcgacTCTGGTCAGCGGGGTGTGCTGGTTCCTGGCCGTGGCGCACTGCAGCGTGGTCTACATCATCGAGTACTCGGGCAGCTCCTCTCGCAGCCAGGGCACCAACGGTACCTGCTACCTGGAGTTCCGAGAGGACCAGCTGGCCGTTCTCCTGCCCGTGCGCCTGGAGATGTCCGTGGTCCTCTTTGGGGTGCCGCTGCTCATCACCAGCTTCTGCTACAGTCGCCTCGTGTGGCTCCTTGGCCGTGGAGCCAGTCGGCGCCGGCGCCAGCGGGTGGCGGGGCTGGTGGCCGCCACGCTGCTCAACTTCCTGGTCTGCTTCGGGCCCTACAACGTGTCCCACCTTGTGGGCTACATCCGGGGCGAGAGCCCGACCTGGAGGGGTTACGTGCTACTCCTCAGTACCCTGAACTCGTGCGTCGACCCCCTCGTCTACTACTTCTCGTCGTCTCAGTTCCAGGCTGACTTGCACCAGCTGTTCAGGAGGCTGGCTCAGTGCTGGGGCCCTTGGCAGCCTGAGTGCAGTGTGGAACTGAAGGTACAGACTGCAGGGGGCGGGCAGGTGCAGGActgtcccacatag